A window from Pangasianodon hypophthalmus isolate fPanHyp1 chromosome 4, fPanHyp1.pri, whole genome shotgun sequence encodes these proteins:
- the si:dkey-165a24.9 gene encoding probable G-protein coupled receptor 132 produces MFMNLTNGSCHIPLETDRVGLTYIYSLAFSLGLPANLLSLWGLYQLGRSSGGGTQLVYILNLLLSDLLQLLTLPLWILYLQRDHRWPYGSIACQLVGYVFYVNVYASIAFLCLIALDRCLAIVYPLSSRRVRKVRLSAFSGVVVWTLVFLFCLIGLYPSVFEPQKGLCLEQYPVTPRYAYFKIATVVLGFLMPCSILGCTSARIGVTLRNSPSISDHERNKIVGTLTVITIIFIVVFGPYHMVGGYRFVALLLTEDQCTLERSIYLYYRICYGLTSLNTLLDPLFYIFLCQNARLELRRSLPCLPFPHRSEGS; encoded by the exons ATGTTTATGA ACCTGACAAATGGAAGCTGCCACATTCCACTGGAGACAGATCGGGTTGGACTCACCTACATCTACAGCCTGGCCTTCTCTCTGGGTCTGCCAGCAAATCTGCTTTCACTGTGGGGACTTTACCAGCTGGGCCGCTCAAGCGGAGGTGGCACTCAGCTGGTTTATATCCTCAATCTCCTGCTGTCAGATCTTCTTCAGTTGCTCACCTTGCCTCTGTGGATCCTCTACCTCCAGAGAGATCATCGGTGGCCCTATGGTTCCATCGCCTGTCAGTTGGTGGGCTATGTCTTCTACGTGAACGTCTATGCAAGCATTGCCTTTCTGTGTCTCATAGCACTGGACCGCTGTCTGGCCATTGTATACCCATTAAGCAGCCGTCGTGTGAGGAAGGTACGGCTGTCTGCGTTCTCTGGAGTGGTCGTCTGGACGCTTGTATTCCTGTTCTGTCTAATTGGTCTCTACCCATCTGTATTTGAGCCCCAGAAGGGCTTGTGTCTAGAGCAGTATCCTGTCACTCCAAGATACGCTTACTTTAAAATAGCCACGGTGGTACTGGGTTTCCTGATGCCATGCTCTATACTTGG CTGCACTTCTGCCAGAATCGGGGTAACACTCCGCAACTCCCCTTCCATCTCTGATCACGAGCGCAACAAAATAGTGGGCACCCTAACggtcatcaccatcatcttcatcgTGGTCTTCGGCCCCTATCACATGGTGGGCGGTTATAGATTCGTAGCACTGCTTCTAACTGAAGACCAGTGTACGTTGGAACGCTCTATCTACCTGTACTACAGGATCTGCTATGGACTAACCAGTCTAAATACACTGTTAGATCCTCTCTTCTATATTTTCCTTTGTCAGAATGCTCGTCTTGAGCTCCGGAGATCTCTCCCCTGCCTGCCATTCCCACACAGGTCTGAGGGTTCGTGA